The Malus domestica chromosome 08, GDT2T_hap1 genomic interval tttgccctttatattaaactagattagtttaacatgtgaaatgtctgtaaagcatcatcacatgattggttttagggcacatttccaacacttttATCAAAGGTGTGAAAAGACTAGAATGCCCTTGGGCGTTGAGATGAATCGTATGTGACATGGTTTTAGAAGTGGACCAATATAattattttcctaagttttttgGGCCAATGAGAATTAAACCTTGGTTAGTTGTGATTGGTGTGTagattggaccacacacacacatccacaTTACTCTATCTTTCTCTTCCCTCCCgtgttctctctctatctcatggactctctctctcctttttcttgTACGGACAAACACCAAGGACCTATCAAACCTCATtgatcaaggaagaaaatggtaccattgtgttcgtgaagcCCAGACGAGTCGattggtacccatttcaggtaaggataccttcgaaaaccctagtttttcatAACCCCCATTTGTGCACTGCTCATGCACacgtaattatggatgtttttgggaatttgaagcttgtaggaagcttagtgaggtcccaaggaagctcggagtgcttcgtttaaAGGTTTTGGATGTCAGGATCGTGTGGACGAAGTTTGGCCagttttcttggaattctccggtgagattccgtgacttttagaactttaaattagtatgattgtgttctacaagttaagagcttcattttggtataaaatatgtgaaaaatggTTCAAAACCGAGTGAGAAATGGGCAGTTGCAGGTCTGCCCAGAATCCGGCACTGGTGACACAGTTCCGGCGTCTGGAAGTTGAAGAAGATGCGTGTGTGCCGCGCGTGAGGCCGTGCCCTCCGCAGCGCGTGAGGCCGCGTGAGCcatataaatttttttctaaaaatatcacaatgttcgtgaggttgtgtagatcactgtggtatattcatatacccaaattaagcaatgtatgagaagttattagctagttttgtatatgtgctttaaaataacgtttttatagttaattcgcatataggtgaggcctatcctgaggacgagcgtatccatgggcgactcaggggctacgacctttcgacataccagtgagtgggcttttgttttcagtatatacttatatacttgatatatttcccagaaatgcatttataaggaaagtatgctttgaaataatatgcgaAATGCCTTTATATTTTGAATacgcatttcatggttgcatatatatatatatatatatatatatatatcaatgtggtgctgtggaggcacaggtaagttcaggtaagttatgtttggctatgtgaatcatcgatgatgtgatatgtgattgaataatgttgagctcataaaactgcacctagggtgaataatgttgagcttataaaactgcacctagggtgattgtgatttagccagagatatgaagtacatgcctgtttatttatgtcacctcccgcactttatgctcatattggatccaacttaagtgcacaatcttgtcgtacagaccttatttatggttccgactcgtaggtgactagtgatttatcgcccggctattatgagagaatagagttgagcataattatatttcacccaatcttgttGTACAAACCTTTTTaggggttccgacttatgtgcagtatattgccgtataggtcattgtagtgactccggctagattgactttttagctATGAATTCAACCATACAGACCACCTTAGGGGTTCTGGCTagcatatcatatttctatgaaatcattcttacctgaattgttttactttgttatattttggcatagcatacatttgaatatgtgaagcatgaattgaattgatatgattatatatatatatatatacatatatatatatatattatgtatatgcttatatcttgattctgggaaaaattatacatgttttacagtaaggggttagtatattgataaatgaaatgattttgtaaaacatttgtttttgcccactcacgttttctgttttgcgtccctctaggttttaagtaagcttacTGTTGGGGGCTTGAAGCCGTCGATAGTTTTGACTTATCCAAATAATAGTAGAACAATCATGGTACTgcataattagtacttgtcctactggactacaCCTAGACTtgtatgctctgattaggagtgtttattgttgtaactaactcctatcactttctatttagtagtgcactctagtaatttgttttttttttaattattcgtataattcttatcattatcgcttccgcactgtgcacatggctacgtcactctcacatgacggccaaaacgccttgatctcggtcggggtgtgtcatttcgcacttgtaaattaattataataattttttaatgtgtttggtatttttatattacttgatatttttatttttaatgtgttttataattttttaatctcactctttgcctttgcctatagtatactatagaaataaataactaaataaaacttaaatttttaaaatttgtatagaataataatacaataataattaataaacaatatatgtaAATATCCACTATATCTATTGTATTCTATAGTAAGGTTTTTTAgttgtttaaaaaattaaaatcatcaaaataatatttttcttatcgTGTTGAAATAGATTACTCACGTGTCACTTtcgtgtaaacctgttaagaacccgGATTCTTATCTTGTGagccgataatgacccgattatTTATCATGTTGGCCCAAAAcacgttattttcgtgtcgtttatGTGTTGTGTTAACGGatcgtgtaagaaattgtcagGTCTACAATTTCATCAAGATTGATAGCTGAATTGTGATACCACAGGTATCAAAACAGTTTACAGGCGAGTGATCTAGAACTCATCTGTACAATCCCgtaacacaaaaacaacttcatTTGAATGCAAAAAACTTCCTGGTAGAATGCAAAAACTTTGTAGCTATGATCAATGGCTGTTCCGCAAATGatacatttttctttaaaactgaAAGATGCAACGTACCTTTGTTTCTTAGCAACACACATTACAAAATAGAAGCATAAGAAATCACACCGTTACGCATTAGCTGCTTATGTTTTAAGGACATGTACAAGAAGGCAACATGATTGATGGCATTGAATTCAGCTGGACCTAGAAATGTTGCACCAAGAAATTAGGGTTCTACAAGCTGTCTTTTGAATTGGAAAATACTTGACGGTGACAGTACGAGTAAATTAAAATTTGCTGAACCTAAATTAATTGCTGGTTTTGAAGGGCCTGTAGACCTTGAGATCATGAACCACACCAGTAACTGAACCACCTGCAGCACATAAGGCGATTGCAAGGACACAAAAACTGAGGATTTCGAGGCAAATCCATCTCATGCTCCACTTTGGTATCTTCTTTTGAGCAATGTACATCTCCACGGGGAAATAAACTGTGAGTGGCCAATACCCCAAAGCCCCGAGAAATCCAACCACATTGTTGAAGAATGGGAGGATCATGGAGATCACAGTGGTTAGAATCACAAATAATGTTCTCCAAACTAAACTGAAGAGGTTAAGGTTGTAGGAACCTAAACGCGGGATTGTTATTTTGATGTCTTTTGTGATGAACTGGCTGTCTGGAAAAAATTTTGCTGCCGTTTTTTCGACCAATGCGAAAATGGGTTGGGCGAAAACTTGGTATGCACCAACAAGGTGGATCACAATGGCGGCATTGGCTATGTCGATGAGCCAAAATGGGCTGGATAAGCCTTTGTCAGTAAGGAGGTTTCCCGGAGCTAAGTCTCCAAAAGCAGCGTAGCCCATGCAGCCGCATAGAATGTAGAAAATGGATGTCACTGCCAAACTAAGTTGAGTGGCCTTCTTCATTGTTTTGGTTTCAGATGGTGGGGATTTAACTGTGTCCTGTTACATTTATATGATTGATTAAGTACATAAAATTGTTGCGAAAAGTATAAACATTGTTAATTTTAACTTGAAGAAGATATAAACCTGAATTTCAATGAGGATGATTGAGTAAGAGAAGGCAAAAGCTATGTCACCAAGTGCTTGGAAGGTCCTCCACATCTTTTGGGCTGGAGTCACAACCCCAATGCTCATTCCGGACATGCTTCCCTTGATTTTTCCATTTTCTGGTATATCCACACAAAAAAAGATTGAACTAAACTAGTTTACTAGAACCATTTTAATCTTGAtaaccaaattcaaattttaatgcaTTATTTGACATTTGATTCTTGTTCTCTTAATCATTTGGTGACCTAGAATTTATGGTAACCCACCTTTAAATTTGAGATCAGGCACggagaataaataaaaatgacttTAATTAATGTATTAATCTCCATTATTGATATCAAATGTAATAGTGAGTGACTATGCATTCTTGGTCACCGGAGAAAACATTTCTCCATTCAACATAGCAGTAATAGATATGTGTACCAGCAACTTTAGCAATTCCAAGGGCTAGTCCAATTCCAGAGTAAGTGAAGGACATGAATGCAGCAACAATGGAGAGCCAAGACAACTTATCAAAGTTTGGAATTTGAGACAATATAATTTCCGAGATTCCAAAAGCTAGCATATAGGGATTGCTGCTGGTAAGGCATGGATCTTTTCCACCACTATTGTGGAAGCAAGTAGACCTTTTTATTGCCCTGTTAATCAACACAAAAAATATAATGTAATCAAATATCTGTATGCGGTCCAATATCTTAGTGGATAGGGTGTTGAATTTTTACACATACAACAGAGGttcaaagctctctctctcgTAAATTAATGTGACAATTTCAAATCCTTCCTCTCTccctaataataataaaattaaaaaaaaatgtgatcaAAGGTCACCAATTTCTTAATTGAGTTTAAACACTCAAGACTTACACCATGCTTATAGCTGCCGTTACAGTATAGCCAATAGTAGTTCCAAAAAGGTTCAATTGCTGAATAAATCCACACATTTTGACCTGAACTTTACCTGAGAATTTcaaattaacacacaaaaaaattggGTTATATacctttggaaaaaaaaaaaaatccttattTCTTacgtcaaaaagaaaaaaaaaatagtattagGCAAAATTCACCAAGGTGGGATCGAACAGCATCCGAGTAAGTGCAGCTTCTCTTTCCAGTGACGGGATCACGATAGCAGGAAACAAGAAGAGTTGAAGTGTAGTAGGTGATGAAGGAGAACATGACCATCACAACAGGACCAGCAATCCATCCAAGCTGAGCTATGGCCCAAGTCAAGGACAGAACTCCAGACCCAATCACAGCAGTAATTATGTGTGAACTTGCCGTCCAGAGAGTTCCTTGTACCACaaacaacacacaaaaaaaatgaaaacaaatgaACATGCAAGTCAAAGTGCATGCATTTTACTTAGCATTTTCAAGAAGAGAAGTATAACTTACCGGTTCTTATGAGGCGGCCATCTTCATCGACGATTTTGGAGCCTCCTTGCACATCGAGTGAGAcatcaaaagctgggctgttgTGAAACTGCAGCTGGTTCCTTGTGGCAATGTTTTCACccataaaattaaaatgcaaTTATGCTGCAACTCTCACTCAGTTCCAAACAATTCCTTAATGTTCTTGTGTTCTAACAAATAATCCCAAAGTTTGTTCAGTACAATCTATGAAAAATGAGGGGAGAGAAACAGATGGATCTTCTTCTTTAATGCATCTAAATGGTATTAGTATTACTGACATAAGCACaaattgtttaatattttattaagttgataaataCTAACCAATGTACTATTTATTCGCCTAAAAAAGTTATGCTGTTTATTGACTACATTATCCCTTACATGATAAAAATTTGGCATGTCTGTTGTACTGCCACGTCTATTTATCTCGACTTATATCTATTTATCTAGTTTAACTTCATGAATATACACACAGATATACATATGGTGTTTCCGAATTACATCATATTATCCATTGATGTCGGGATAGTGCTTACCTCCTAAATCGCCTTATCCTTGTAAATAGGTCAAATGGTTGATTGAGTGAGTGTGCTGATGAGTGgattttatactatatattattCTCTATTCTTGGTATTTATTATTTTGGtgaaatttttatgttttgttatgtGTTTTTAATGTAGAACATGCAAATTTGTTTGGAGCATAAAGTAATCCAACGGTGGAAATtttgagtgattccaattggagcgGGTTCGTGAATCTGTCAAGAAGGTTGTATCATAATTTTATCCTGAAACATTTGATCGTGACAAATTAATTTATGCCCAGCTCGCAGTGCTAGCAGATTGGGCTGCAGAGCTTATTTGTGATTTTTGGGCTGGAAGATAATGGATTTTGGATTTGGGCTCTTCTTGGAACTTGAAGAGGAGGTCATAATctttattttgagtcattttaggGCTGTTTTGGAGCCCTGAAGGTCCAAAAACGTGACTATTTCTGTGTTGGGCAGATTTCCTAGTCATAATGGAAATGTAATTCCTAGTtatccttttattattttatttcctagtttttagaaaaCATTTTTCTAGGAGGGATTTAATTTGgggtagtataaataaggtttttagccattagggttctGGACGCAACATTGAGAGAATTTAGCAAAGCTTAGGAGAATTTCAGACTTTTTACCTACAaggtgttttcatttttttctagttaatgatattttctttgatttttattatgagcatgcgtaactaatttcttttgctaggacgaagccttgagccttaacatgaatatgtaatttttatttaattgcttatgattgattgcatgacacaccccaaccagGAGGGTCCACTTGGACTTCGAATCGAGTTgcgctggccgacacctggagggtgatgaagccataaagtgtagtgtagaGGAGGaagaatatgaataaatttaaacttaaaagtgCCTAAACCAAAGAGTGCACGGGCGAACGGGATTGCACCCATTACACACGTGATGGTAGAGCATAAGAACAATACAGTAAAATAAGATGAGGGTTATACCACTGAAGACAACCATCCCCTAAGATTTGCCAGAATCCTCGTTTACACAAAAGCACAGCtactaaacctggaggggcgaaaaataaagttgagtgggtcagcaaaaatAATGCCtataagaaaacctttattttcGAATATACTAATCCCTCGTcttaaaacatgtatagtttccttaaaacatactacgtaagtatgtaAACAGTAATACAACAGCGTTACgaccagaaatatgccaagtcatgatataTCGATTGCCTTAGTAATATAATCATGTACTAATCAAGTATAaataagtgctcatccatctaagctaaCACATGAGTTCGAACAGATAATTTATGAcatgaacaggactgggtgtaatcaatatgctctagtactacgatcacgtgaaggctggtgCAGAAGCACGATCACATATAAGTtagattgcctaatgcaatctacctgACAAGattggcacctaacttggatccaaggtgagcgaacggtgcgatgtgaacatacacgtgaatgactggccctggccctggggcgagtactaacactggggtgcagcAAAATGAGCATGTACaattatgtatgaatgtcatgacaatAATATCTCAGttatatagcagcatttatcacattTAATATCACAATAACgatacttggcaatataagcataaaaaatgaagtaaatacgcatttatggaaactataaatatgtatacGTATAAAAACAAATTGCCCATTCACAGATACTTAGCTGCCGAAGAGCCATGCAAACTAGCAAACACGAAAACGGCACAagtaattgcccctaagcacataaagggtccaattaataaaactatattaaAACAATTGAATTTAGGAAAACGGACATCGGAAACAGATTTAGGACGTCGAATTACCTTAAGGAGGGTCCTTGTTAAATTTCTGGAAGGTCAACAGggggaatattccctaacggaaTATTTCTTGACGGACGGAATATTCTCTGACGGATGGAATATTCCCAAACAGAATATCCCATATGGGTTAAGGGTTTGGTGTcacgggcctaaggccctaATGGAGAAAGGCCTAAGGCCTTATGGTTTttgagaaacaaaaataaaaccaaactaAATTTGGGTTTAGACTTTAACCTACAAGGCCCCAAAGCCctttaaaacaaaaacctaaAAGGGTTGATTTGGGCTCGGCAAGAAAGGCCCAAAGGCCTGGTGAGGTTGTTGCTCTCCGAAGCTAAACGGAAGGGAATGCCAAATTTCGGCCGGAAAGGTGAACAAGctttaaatgttaataactttgtcaatacttaacgaaatcgagtgattcaaaaacgaaagttgtagttcTCGTAGAGATGAAAataatggtacctcacacgatgtctaactcgttgtggtttggctgaaaatcccacatcgcccagggggtGATccctatatgtatattcctatccctacctagcatgaggcatttcggg includes:
- the LOC103440110 gene encoding amino acid permease 3-like; translation: MGENIATRNQLQFHNSPAFDVSLDVQGGSKIVDEDGRLIRTGTLWTASSHIITAVIGSGVLSLTWAIAQLGWIAGPVVMVMFSFITYYTSTLLVSCYRDPVTGKRSCTYSDAVRSHLGKVQVKMCGFIQQLNLFGTTIGYTVTAAISMVAIKRSTCFHNSGGKDPCLTSSNPYMLAFGISEIILSQIPNFDKLSWLSIVAAFMSFTYSGIGLALGIAKVAENGKIKGSMSGMSIGVVTPAQKMWRTFQALGDIAFAFSYSIILIEIQDTVKSPPSETKTMKKATQLSLAVTSIFYILCGCMGYAAFGDLAPGNLLTDKGLSSPFWLIDIANAAIVIHLVGAYQVFAQPIFALVEKTAAKFFPDSQFITKDIKITIPRLGSYNLNLFSLVWRTLFVILTTVISMILPFFNNVVGFLGALGYWPLTVYFPVEMYIAQKKIPKWSMRWICLEILSFCVLAIALCAAGGSVTGVVHDLKVYRPFKTSN